The Arachis hypogaea cultivar Tifrunner chromosome 19, arahy.Tifrunner.gnm2.J5K5, whole genome shotgun sequence genome has a window encoding:
- the LOC112778156 gene encoding uncharacterized protein, translating to MSTESKTVKAENDFKLVVNYSKHCVWKDLKKDSSGAGANAASRVNMSLSALDPLSEIVWSPNTGFSLNCVDSSSANRNSNLYQDVRPSSMVFALLHGGISNTDLPIDDVFVNPITVICAKSDVTSADAPSRVITPECQAPKENDTGEVDERPVDKFLTQEDNKPNPSMEENPSPRKLCNGGMDLASKAPIEKLESTADNDLQTLNNCAALFLTGKKRCKLQQELTTGGKRVKKQTQESSCSRSMKIPETSDPRSRTRQNSSFMNLVSNMMKGFSQSAANPDHHLLWDHDQIQNHNPEPKSTGLKSDFKCMSCPIKSHQGLDVTPISCCAENNNSLYKQYLKSKEFEVKIRPVNFHSSHENRTNKEGIEINSSPTIQDQNNNESAESYAPSERKVTDKFLNKIDTSGGVWMNRFLPKSSAQLITFDNSVHPNSYKHFSYLKETKEQCVDDDHFLKKEASIDDIPKVGFNPITPFPGFKDSEPMAAMFARRLGAIRHIPRDAKDNLPHRHLN from the exons ATGAGTACAGAAAGCAAGACAGTGAAAGCAGAGAATGATTTTAAACTAGTTGTGAACTACTCTAAGCACTGTGTTTGGAAAGACCTGAAGAAAGATTCATCAGGTGCAGGTGCAAATGCAGCTTCTAGAGTAAACATGTCACTATCTGCCCTTGACCCTTTATCTGAGATAGTTTGGTCTCCAAACACAGGTTTCAGCTTAAATTGTGTTGATTCAAGTTCCGCTAACAGAAATAGCAATCTTTACCAAGATGTTAGACCAAGCAGCATGGTCTTTGCTCTTCTACATGGTGGAATTTCTAACACTGATTTACCTATAGATGATGTTTTTGTAAATCCTATAACTGTTATATGCGCGAAAAGCGACGTTACTTCCGCCGATGCTCCTTCTAGAGTCATCACTCCAGAATGTCAAGCACCTAAGGAGAATGATACAG GTGAGGTTGACGAAAGGCCCGTTGACAAGTTCTTAACTCAAGAGGATAATAAACCAAACCCAAGCATGGAAGAAAATCCCTCTCCAAGAAAACTTTGCAATGGTGGAATGGATCTTGCTTCTAAAGCTCCAATTGAGAAGCTTGAATCAACAGCAGATAATGATTTACAAACATTGAATAATTGCGCAGCATTGTTTCTAACAGGTAAAAAGAGATGCAAACTTCAACAAGAGTTAACAACTGGGGGTAAAAGAGTTAAGAAGCAAACTCAAGAGAGTTCATGTTCGAGATCCATGAAAATTCCAGAAACTTCAGATCCCAGATCCAGAACCAGGCAGAATAGCTCATTCATGAACTTGGTTTCAAACATGATGAAAGGATTCTCACAATCAGCTGCAAATCCTGATCACCATCTTCTCTGGGATCATGATCAGATTCAGAATCATAATCCTGAGCCGAAAAGTACAGGACTCAAATCCGATTTCAAGTGCATGTCTTGTCCCATAAAATCTCATCAAGGCCTAGATGTTACTCCAATATCATGTTGTGCAGAGAACAATAACAGTCTTTACAAACAGTATTTGAAATCAAAAGAGTTTGAGGTAAAGATTAGGCCTGTGAATTTTCACAGCAGCCATGAAAACAGGACAAATAAAGAAGGAATAGAAATAAATTCATCTCCTACCATACAGGATCAGAATAACAATGAGAGTGCTGAATCCTACGCACCTTCAGAGAGGAAGGTAACAGATAAGTTCTTGAACAAAATTGATACTTCTGGAGGTGTATGGATGAATCGATTCTTGCCAAAATCAAGTGCTCAATTGATAACTTTTGATAACTCTGTACATCCAAATTCATATAAACACTTTTCTTATCTAAAAGAAACCAAAGAACAATGTGTTGATGATGACCACTTCCTCAAGAAAGAGGCTTCCATTGATGACATACCAAAGGTTGGGTTCAATCCCATTACACCTTTCCCTGGATTCAAAGATTCAGAACCAATGGCGGCCATGTTCGCGAGGAGATTAGGCGCAATCAGACACATACCAAGAGACGCCAAAGATAACTTGCCACACAG GCATCTAAATTAA